The following proteins come from a genomic window of Chryseobacterium glaciei:
- a CDS encoding MotA/TolQ/ExbB proton channel family protein: MLLTELTQILFAQITAPAVATDDLEFSFWKIMFHGGAFAKIVMFTVLALGVFSVYLFFERFFFIKRLTSKTDSNFMDNIEDFIKEGKIESAADYCKRQNSPEGRILEKGISRLGRPVSDIVSAMESQAQVEVANMEKNLNLLAVVPSIAPMLGLLGTVIGMIIAFFNLSHASGSFSPKTLSEGIYTALGQTAVGLAVAIPANFFYNILLTRIDKFVLKAQNMSGEFLDLINKPL; the protein is encoded by the coding sequence ATGCTGCTAACGGAACTTACTCAGATTTTATTTGCGCAAATAACTGCACCAGCAGTTGCAACAGACGATTTAGAATTTTCATTTTGGAAGATCATGTTCCATGGTGGAGCTTTCGCTAAAATAGTAATGTTTACCGTATTGGCGCTTGGTGTGTTTTCGGTATATCTGTTTTTTGAAAGATTTTTCTTTATTAAAAGACTGACCTCAAAAACGGATTCCAATTTCATGGATAATATTGAAGATTTCATTAAAGAAGGCAAAATAGAATCCGCAGCAGATTACTGTAAAAGACAAAATTCACCTGAAGGAAGGATTTTAGAAAAGGGAATTTCAAGATTGGGACGTCCTGTTTCAGATATTGTAAGCGCGATGGAATCTCAGGCTCAGGTAGAAGTGGCAAATATGGAGAAAAACCTTAACCTTTTGGCGGTTGTACCGAGTATTGCTCCGATGTTAGGACTTTTGGGAACGGTTATCGGGATGATCATTGCATTCTTTAATCTATCTCACGCATCAGGATCTTTCTCTCCGAAAACTTTGTCTGAAGGTATTTATACCGCGTTGGGACAAACTGCGGTTGGTCTTGCGGTGGCAATTCCGGCTAACTTTTTCTACAATATTCTCTTAACAAGAATTGATAAGTTTGTATTGAAAGCTCAGAATATGTCTGGCGAATTTTTAGATCTTATCAATAAACCTTTATAA
- a CDS encoding DUF885 domain-containing protein, translating into MKNILSKSILGLGLAVSLISCKKSDSPLTKVTPTNIDSIASNYYEQYLKLYPLEATSQGDLRYNDQLPINIDKDFISGEVAFYNSVQKQLDQVDYKSLSDDDKVVYDVLDYTLKDKTEAYAYHPEYIPFTQFGGLPLNFPLYGSGEGSQPFKTEKDYEDWLKRMDKFPLWMDAAIENFKEGINNKVVLPKKLIVKMIPQMKAEEITTPDFEKNIFYGPIEKFPKDFTQAQKDKFTKLYQDAISKKIIPAYTKMGKFLETEYLPKGRDTDGYNSLPKGSDIYAYYVKSWTTTNKSPEEINKIGLQQVAMLRAEMEKVKQQVGFSGTLEEFINFVKTDPKAMPYKTSKEVLTGFNGILAKITPKLKTMFSVTPKTKFEIRQTEKFREASASAEYIQGTPDGKRPGIFYVPLPDPSKFNVTSGMESLFLHEAIPGHHYQVSLQQENIKLPKFMRFGWFGAYGEGWAHYCETLGPEFGLYTDPYQKMGYLSDQMLRAVRLVVDTGMHTGKMSREEAIKYFLSNISYDEAGATAEVERYMAMPGQALGYKIGSLRIRELRDQYQKQLGNKFSLAKFHDEVLSQGCLPLDVLNRKMELWAKKQK; encoded by the coding sequence ATGAAAAACATTTTATCGAAAAGTATTTTAGGTTTAGGCTTGGCAGTAAGCTTAATTTCATGTAAAAAATCCGATTCTCCTTTAACGAAAGTTACTCCGACAAACATAGATTCTATTGCTTCGAATTATTATGAGCAATATCTAAAATTATATCCGTTGGAAGCTACGTCACAGGGAGATCTCAGATATAATGATCAGCTTCCGATCAACATCGATAAAGACTTCATTTCCGGAGAAGTAGCTTTTTATAATTCTGTTCAAAAACAATTGGATCAGGTAGATTACAAAAGTCTTTCTGATGATGATAAAGTGGTGTATGATGTTTTGGATTACACCTTAAAAGATAAAACTGAAGCCTATGCTTATCATCCTGAATATATTCCGTTTACTCAATTTGGCGGATTGCCATTAAATTTCCCTTTGTACGGAAGCGGAGAAGGAAGCCAGCCATTTAAAACTGAAAAAGATTACGAAGACTGGTTGAAAAGAATGGATAAATTCCCTTTATGGATGGATGCAGCCATTGAAAATTTTAAAGAAGGAATCAATAATAAAGTCGTTTTGCCTAAAAAGCTGATCGTAAAAATGATTCCTCAGATGAAAGCCGAAGAAATCACCACTCCTGATTTCGAAAAAAATATTTTCTACGGCCCAATTGAAAAATTTCCGAAAGATTTCACTCAGGCTCAAAAGGATAAATTCACGAAACTGTATCAGGATGCTATTTCTAAAAAAATAATTCCTGCTTATACAAAAATGGGCAAATTTTTAGAAACAGAATACCTACCAAAAGGAAGAGATACAGACGGTTACAACAGCCTACCGAAAGGAAGCGATATCTATGCTTATTATGTAAAAAGCTGGACGACAACGAATAAATCTCCGGAAGAAATTAATAAAATCGGACTTCAACAAGTTGCCATGCTTCGTGCTGAAATGGAAAAAGTAAAACAACAAGTCGGTTTTTCAGGAACATTGGAAGAATTCATCAATTTTGTAAAAACTGATCCAAAAGCGATGCCTTACAAAACTTCCAAGGAAGTTTTAACCGGATTTAATGGTATTTTAGCTAAAATAACTCCGAAACTGAAAACGATGTTCAGTGTAACTCCGAAAACAAAATTTGAGATCAGACAGACTGAAAAATTCAGAGAAGCAAGTGCAAGCGCAGAATATATCCAAGGAACACCAGACGGAAAAAGACCGGGAATTTTCTATGTTCCGCTTCCTGATCCTTCAAAATTCAATGTAACTTCAGGAATGGAGTCGCTTTTCCTGCATGAAGCAATTCCGGGACACCACTATCAGGTTTCTCTGCAACAGGAAAATATAAAATTACCAAAGTTCATGAGATTCGGTTGGTTTGGAGCTTATGGTGAAGGTTGGGCGCATTACTGCGAAACTTTAGGTCCGGAATTCGGTTTGTATACAGATCCTTATCAGAAAATGGGCTATTTAAGCGACCAGATGTTGAGAGCCGTAAGATTGGTTGTCGACACAGGAATGCATACCGGAAAAATGTCGAGAGAAGAAGCTATCAAATATTTCCTAAGCAATATTTCTTATGATGAAGCCGGTGCAACTGCAGAAGTTGAGAGATACATGGCAATGCCCGGACAGGCTTTAGGATATAAAATCGGTTCGTTGAGAATCCGTGAATTGAGAGATCAATATCAAAAACAGCTTGGAAATAAGTTTAGCTTGGCAAAATTCCATGATGAAGTATTGAGTCAAGGTTGCCTTCCTTTAGATGTTTTGAACAGAAAAATGGAGCTTTGGGCGAAGAAGCAGAAGTAA